From Aricia agestis chromosome 1, ilAriAges1.1, whole genome shotgun sequence:
ggtataccggtatgtgtgtggaacctggtcgcctgcgcaggtccacaactgcacaggtatattccctcacacattccggtctacctgcgtaacgtgtatggcttacattactaccacaatagacataacgaatcagtataatatcgacttcaaacttttaaagattcccgcgtatcctcgaggacaaacgtgcattttttgtaaggttcaagcatttatgcactttagtttaatgattataaaatttttttttcaagtgcgttaatattacctctccgctgtgctccgttctatctgcattctgcactaatcttccgcactcttatagttcgctcacggaagtatagtacatagtatttatttattacgcgccatctattgaaatcTCTATGCGACAGCTCAATATTAATCAAACCTATCTTTTAGAAGTTCCCGGTTTAGCCGCTAGCAAAGGTGGCGCTGTCTTATCGGACAATTAGGGGGCGTGGCTTAGAAATGCGAATCCTCAAGGTCATTGGCAGTTGTCAGCGTCTTAAATCGGAAAAATGTGGCTTCTTAAATGATTCATTtcctccttgatcatagatttttgacatttgctgagagcagcgaccacataacccaatagacgcctaatgttttgatttctcttaACAAACTATAATTAATGTGCTGAGGTAAGCGACGCGGGGGGAGAGGTAAGAAATGCATTACGATTGGCCAATTCAAATTCACGGCATGTCATAAATCAGAACTAGTATGAACTAGAGTGAAAAATCAGtaggtacatatttattttaaagtatagaatgaagaaaagacttttattaattgtggcaagcttctaaaatatacaaaaacgtcttcggattatattaaaaaagtacctatacttacctaagtatatttaaaaatatactttttttacaaattatatatatactttttttaaacttttaaagggcaaaaattctgtaatattatatgatttttgcgaaacttttatcatttacgcagcacaataggaaaaatcacccgattttgaaacattcttcattggtgctccgctcctattggtcttagcgtgataatataatataggctacATAGGATATATAATAAAGCCTTCCTTGAGTAATActgagaaaaaatttaaatcggtccagtagtttctgagatcagcgcgttcaaacaacaaacaaacacttcagctttatatttattattagtatagattatttgacTTGCTAATAATTCTGCCACATGATTTCTAagtcacaataaaattgatggaaatttatttctaaaaatagttgttCGCCAATAAAACTGCTTGAAGTTTTAGTGACCAAAAATCTTTACTTGGTTACTTTCTTTACGCTTTCAAGATAAGATTTCATGATTACTTCGCAACGCCGACAAAAAACAACGCTTTGTGATGGGTAGATAGTAGTAGTACTAGTAGATGGATGGTTTATCCATATTTCTCTTACTAACATTGGCAAAAACAGCGTTGGTACTGCAGAGCTCAGTAATCGTCgacaatttttattgctatttttttttatgagataagggggcaaacgagaaaacgggtcacctgatggaaagcaacttccgtcgcccatggacactcgcagcatcagaagagctgcaggtgcattgccggccctttaagaacgaatagggaagggtagggatgggaagggtagggatgggaagggtagggatgggaagggaaggggagggaatagggtagggtagggaataggggattaggcctccggtaaactcactcagttGTTTAACAACAGTTCTACTCAAAATGACTTGAGCATATCACGTTatgtttcgattttcgattaaaaaaaaatacacctctAAAAGATAGTATCACATCACTAGTGACGCGTGACGATAACGGAAGAAAGGACAAGCATTactacttcttcttcttttaaaaatggccgcctcggtgagttgccaatgtcagagtgaccttcgctacatagagcaagcattactaatttgtatttgatagaaagggatatgacttatgtcaaatgctttagtcatggattcagaccagtgtaattggagctctgaataaattgattcttgacagtaaaaaaaatattttgtatgaaacgcacgagatgtacatgggtcacggatgtggtcgatactaagacagatttcgctatcattatctaaagtaagacctataagtcttacatattgtctgaaagtattcgccttgcattaggcgtctagaggctatgtggtcgctggctgagagattggatccaatacggtcataggtgttgccagttatttaatataaaaagagtttttaatatcTTGTTCTTTATtaagtttcaaataatgtaattatttttataattatataagtacttggataatcttgctgaaataacaaaaaacaagccatattaaaatgacgatgtcttttgataAAGTTTCTTGTTTTGTTTCTtagtacttaaaaataataaaataacaacataatgcgtgtgatatttttattacaagtgATCCtataaatgtaaattttacACATGTATAAAAACACCTCAACCAGGCCATTCAGATATCCCCAAAGATATTACACAGAGTCATTGTGAATAAGCAAAATTAATATCTGTAATGGTCAGGCTTGTAAGGCCCTTCAACTGGCACTCCAATGTATTTTGCTTGTTTTGGTGTCAACTTAGTAAGTTTCACACCAAGGTGTTCCAAGTGGAGAGCGGCTACCTCTTCATCCAGTTTTTTTGGCAATGTGTGTACTCCAATAGGATATAAGTTATGCTTTGTCCATAATTCAATCTGTGCTAAGACTTGATTGGTGAAGGAATTGGACATGACAAAGGAAGAATGTCCGGTGGCACATCCCAAATTGACCAATCTCCCAGCAGCGAGAACAATAATATGATTGCCGTTTTCGAGTTCATAACGATCAACGTGTTGTTTTATGTTTACTTTCTTGGCATTCTTCTCTAACCAGGCAACATCTATTTCACAGTCAAAATGTCCAATGTTGCAAACAATCGCATCATCCTTCATTCGCAACAGGTGATCTTTTGTGATGATGTCAATATTTCCAGTTGTGGTAACAAATATTTGTCCAATCTCAGCTGCTTCTTCCATAGTAGTGACCTGAAAACCTTCCATGGCTGCTTGTAATGCATTAATGGGGTCTATTTCTGTCACAATGACACGTCCTCCGAATCCTTTAAAAGCCTGGGCGCAACCTTTACCCACATCGCCGTAACCACCGACGACGCAAACTTTTCCAGCAATCATAATGTCGGTCGCTCTCTTAATGCCGTCAAGAAGTGATTCTCTGCACCCATATAAGTTGTCAAACTTACTCTTGGTAACTGAGTCGTTTACATTAATAGCTGGTACTTTGAGGACACCCTCCCTGAACATTTTGTATAAATTGTGAACACCTGTTGTAGTTTCTTCGGAAATACCCTTCACACCCTCTAGCAATTGTGGATATTTAGTGTGAACTAAGTTGGTAAGGTCACCACCATCATccaaaatcatattcaatggcTGAAAATGGAAAATGATTCTCGTTAATGCGGATAATATCAGTAGTAtcttatgaattattaaattatccaAACATGTTACACAGCTCCAAGATTATGCttgtagatattttttattaatttattatcaatggtatatattttttattattttatttttatggtaaaGATGTATACATCTTtcaccataaaaataaaaaatacaaaaagccAGTAAATTACCTTTCCATCAGGGAAAATGAGTGTCTGTTCAATGCACCAGGTGTATTCTTCTTCTGTTTCTCCTTTCCAGGCATAAATTGGGATACCCACTGCAACCAATGCTGCTGCAGCCTCATCTTGAGTGCTGTATATATTGCTGCTTGACCATTgtacctaaaaaaattaaatagttaaATACCCAATCACTGATATCTTAATAAATTTTGATagaataaaaatgaattgaTAAAAAGagaaatattatcttatatttagTGTCTGACCGAAGGtgtatttttggccgaagccgaagccgattaatcggcaatcgctacaaccttcggccgaagccgaaggtttataatcttaatctcTCGACtcttagtaattaatttttaaccgacttaaaaggaggttatcaattcgacgggtatgtatgtaatatttccagaactgcccaattttcgtatatgttagtgtGTAAtctgcgtctgaacaaatgtgccaaattacaagtgtataataataataataatctttattgatgataacaatattataggtacattgtttacattgttgacagtaattattgttaacttaactttaatataaacaattttatggtACTAAGTACCTAAACTAGGTCACATGACCTGTTCTTATAGGTACTTAACTTTAGTCATGTTAGTGCTCGGATAATatgttgtctgtctgtgtgtcgtgTATGGAAAATATGATCCTAGCCCTACGAGTAATCTTGGGATGGTAACTgcttcctatagaatccagttCCGCTAGGAGGTATGAATTATTGTGTATGGGTGTAACCCTAGCCCTACGATATCTCATATCTTGGGATGGAAGCTTCTCCTCTCGAAGAAGCTCCACTAGGGGTTGAGTTGTGTAATGGGTTGTGTGTCTGTTAATTTTTGTgtgttactttatattttaaggttttgtTCGAGTGGCTGGTAAAATTAACAGGCAAGTGTCAGTAGATTTTCTGTTGTAGTGTAGTCCATGGATAATAACCAATCATGTATAGTTGTTTTACATTGATGTTTGTTTTTATGtagtatgtttagttttttatttattctgttaTACAAAAAGGGACCAGCAAAAGGTTGGAATCTagttgaaaattttgttttaaatttgggAACATCGAAAGGTTTGGGGGTGCGTCTGTTGGTAAGAGTGACTACTTCTTGATCTATTAGGGGGTGTTGTTTCAGTGCAATATGTAGATAGTATAATTGACGTACGGTAAGAAGTTTTGAATCATTGTAAAGTTTAAAGGTAGGATGTCTGTAGGGAAGGCAATACATTACTTTAAGCAAAGCTCTCTGAGCCCTTTCAAGTGTTAGTAGATTCGTTTTGTGACCTCCCCCCCATACGTTTATACAGTATGTTAATAACGGTTTACATAGGGTATTAtagataatttttaataagtgtTGACTAGCCGCATGCCTTATGTTTCTAAATATAACTATCAATTTGCGAATTCTTTGTGATAAATCATTAATGTGTGGAGTGAAGGTAAGAAGGGAGTCCAGTTTGATGCCCAAGTATTTTATATTGGTCACTCTTTCCAATGTTTGGCAGCCACAGTTTATATCTAGTTTTGTGTCACAGTTATTTTTATGAACTACAAGAGTGTGTGTTGATAGTGATGGCTGTGTTTTATTAGTTatagaaaatgtaataaattttgttttatcagCATTCATTGTTAAAAGGTTAACAGAAAGTTGTTCTTGAATAGAATTAAACCCGATTTGAGCTTGTGTGAAGGTATCCTCCCAAGTACATCCACTGAATATTATAGCTGCATCATCTGCAAATGCCACTATTTTGCCATTAGGAAAGTGAGTATTTATTATATCATTAATGTACACCAGAAATAGAGTGGGTCCTAACACACTTCCCTGTGGCACTCCATATTCAGTGGAAATAGAGTCACTTATAACACCTAAGATCCTAACTGACTGTTGCCGGTCAGTCAGATAGCTTTGAAACAGTTTGAGTTGTTCATTACGAATTCCATATGATTGTAATTTGTTAAGTAGTAAAGATATAGACACGGTATCAAAAGCCTTCGCTAAATCTAGGAATATTGCTAAGCACTTACGGCCTGCATCTAGTTCATTAGAGATAAAGTTTGTGAGTTCTGTCACCGCATCATTTGTCGATTTACCAGTCCTAAAACCAAATTGGTTATGAGAGAGCAAGTTCATGATAGTTTATGTTCAAGATAGTTAATAAGCCTTTTgttgattaatttttctaatatcTTCGATAAGCAATTTAGCAAGGATATAGGACGATAATTTGATAACATTTTACTGTCTCCACCTTTGTATAGCGGTATAGTAATTGATTGCTTAAGTTTCTTAGGAAAGGTCGAGGTAGCAAAAGAGAGATTGCATATATGTGTAACCAAAGGTGCAAGGGatattagattttattattttattagatatATTGTCCCATCCTGGTGAACTATTGATTTTTAGTGATTTAATTGTAGATATGATCTCATTTAAATTTGTGTCTAATAGAACAAATGAGTTTTGCGAGTGAGTTTTTATTTGAGGCATGAAATTAGTCGGTTGCTGTATAATTTTTTGAGCCAAATTTTTGCCTAGAGtgctgaaataattattaaatctgtTTGCAATCTCTTTCGGGTCATTCAATtcattagtattataatatttattatttgtgtatTTAGATTTCTTATATtgagttattttattaatcacttGCCTTGAAACTTTAACAAATtacttgtatgtatgtatgtatgtttttatgtttgtgttcgcatatctttgGAAcgaccattccgatttcagtaattctttttttgttgtactaggtattgttcaacttagggaatagtgcaagtttcatcaaaatcggttcagtagttttggacatattagccaaaaaccaaaaattttgaCTTTTGTCACTCTCCCCTCACTccagctcacctcctagacttcaggacttttagtatgttttgtccctaagcaccctgaataagttccagcaaaATCTCTTAGGTTaccgctcacgcattctacaactactttattgattaaactattgtaaaaaaatgtctttattatttcacaaataacaataattagaccaatcaaACAGTCTTTGTTTTACTCCACTAGGACCAAAActagagtaataaataaaataaacaaataagtactaacttcttaataaataattaaattattaagaagttagtgtttgtttattgtatttgacagtgactcccagtggcctctgcatacacgaccggtccgtcgctctctcacaactcactcagtctttcgttcaatttcgacggctgctcggaccttcggcaaagcttcggcttcggccgggttttaggccgaagccgaaggtttcgccgaaggtgttttttttggccgaaggcggccgaagccgaagccgaagcttcggtcggacactacttatattactaagactggattgcaccaactaactttaaccttaactataacaggaaaaattgacagatgtcgtatgagaatatggggtgtttggacgccatatttaactttaactttacccacgcctctggtgcaacccagtcttaatatGCTATACATTTCTTATCCTTGTCTAACTATAAAGTCTAATgcaagggtggccaacacgcggcccgctGTCTGTTACCTTGTGGCCCACTGAGCCGAGggcttttttttaaagtaaaaaaagttaatactgaaattaccttatcatacctattacctacttACTATAAAAAGCAAACAAACACTTAAATTACACATGTCAAactccaaatatattttttgtgcgCCCCTTTGTTAGAGTGCGTGTCAGATAACTCTGCGCGTGACTGTGGTGTTTTCTTTGCTTATTACAGTACACTTTTTTGTTCTAAGCTCTAGAACTAAGTTCTAATAGGAAAAATTAGGATCCGATTTTGACTGCGCGGACTTATCTGACGCGCACTACGAGTATACATAAAAATTGGTAGTGCGGCCcggggtaaaattctacttccgaattttggcccaagtgtcgaaaaggttggccacccttggtctaatgtattaaaaaaattgcacGTAAGTTAAAGACAAatctcatgtcacaatgttagttaccatactcttctgaaacggctttactgatttttaccaaattttatatgcatattcatttCAGTAGGTTttagaatcggctactggctactttttatattgatgagtgcatttgttgaataaataatagtaaattattacaactcaagactgacagcaaccattgtttgtgcgatgggatagcgatggtctttgccatggtgccatacatattttgtcacttcaataaaataataagggggaaatactttatatggcaaaacaatgtttgccgggacagcaagGAAATGATCTAAATTCTGAATTTGTTCTCCAAACTTActcatttattaaattattattgcaaatGACTATATTTTAAATAGCTCAAGTTGAATTTgatataaaaaagtattaaattaataaatctatatatataaaaatggattttcaattgtgttagtaacgctaaaactcgaaaacggctgaacggattgggcttattttagtcttaatatattcgtagaagtctagggaaggttttaaagtgacacgaagttcaccgggacagctagtataattataattatgcaaataataatttttatgaagCTTTGGAGACTTgtggtattttatatttacattgatttataacaaattataattataattaatttatatgtaaatttaaaataacataattaaaatttgtttacataaGTATAAAATCATAATCATTACCAGTTTGTATCAGAAttattgtgtttaaatatttttaaggtgatgtaataaaaataactttaaaatgatTGCAAAATATCTGATTctcctttaaatttttatttacatcacATTGCTATGGATCAGAGGTTACAGCTGATAACAAATGGCAGTCACATcacaagatataatatttttaagtcaCTACTAAAGTATGCTTTTGTATTTGTACCTTATCTGGCATAGATAAGCATATCTAAAATACAAGTACTTGTATTCTCTATAGATGTTCAATACAAGACAAATTTCATGTCTTTGTTAGAGtagaatattatcttatattttcaAGGTTTTAGTATGATGTAACAATGTTCTAATAATATGTACACATGTGATACATTACGTTTTTTCATAAGCCAGGGCGCAGtaacaattttttaattatgtcaAAGCGCCCTACCCTTTTTTGCGCTAGCTAGCCAGCTATTTGAAAACAATATAGTCAAAATAAAAAGGGacttttaatgataataatatatgtggtttcggataatcaTGGAGGATCTACTCACGGCACCTTACTTTAtattctactagctgttgcccgcgacttcgtccgcgtggacttcagtttatagcgcgcgatgtcaacaaaattggtgtcaaaagcttctataaaaaaccctggtaccccttaaatcaaaacagctgtccagtgtgcacataatatttcattttttaaaattaaactttatattttatgacaatttttaaagcttatttagccccccaattacacaacttaacccataaactatttatcattgataggtttaaggttacgtcactgcatagataaagtactgagttatttaataacgtagtaaagaaataacaatcgaaacttgaatgtaagatgataccacctcttatagaaagactttaaagcaagcgtcagcgcgatgtaggagacgcacggcgccatctattatgaatttttggaactaacttaatttgaacaaatttacgcattttcacccccttacaatccTTTTGTCcagtaaaaaaaagtagcctatgtcctttctcaggctttagactatctatatacaaaatttcattacaatcggttaggtagttttggcgtgaaagcaagacagacagacaaacaaacagagatactttcgcatttttttttatgaaataagggggcaaacgagcaaacgggtcacctgatggaaagcaacttccgtcgcacatggacactcgcagcatcagaagagctgcatgtgcgttgccggccttttaagagggaataggggagggtagtgaagggaagggaataggggagggtaggaaagggaataggataggggattgggcctccggtaaactcactcactcggcgaaacacagcgcaagcgctgtttcacgccggttttctgtgagaacgtggtatttatccggtcgagccggcccattcgtgccaaagcatgcctctcccacgtaaacgcatttataatattagtatagatggcgAACCAGGAACCCCTGATATAAGCCATTTAAGGTACATCTATTGTTTGCAAGATATAAATAACACTACAGAAATAAATCTTTTGCTTATTGTATTACTATAACAATAAAACGAAAAAGGTAAAAGTTTATTGAGTATGCTTGGTTATTACTACTTTAAACAAAAACCATAAAACATGTGATAAAATTTAGCAAATTGTTTAAGATCTGGAATCTGGATTAACACACACATTTTATTCCACAAAAGTGCATTAGGTCTGACTTCTGAGGTATGTTGCtagaactaattttttttttaataataaagaaattacttACTTCTGCTCCCAGTTCTATGAGGGTCTCAATTAGAACAGCAGTTTGAACAGTCATGTGGAGGCTTCCAGCAATTTTTGCACCTTTCAATATTTTATGATGAGCATACTTTCTTCTACAGGCCATAAGTCCAGGCATTTCTTTTTCAGCCAGCATTATTTCCTTTCGCCCTAACTCGGCCAGCTTCTCATCAGCTGCAAATTAAATGGTTTGTTAATGAAAACTTTGACTTTTAAGATAAAGGTTGGGCTGGCGGAAACgaggcactatggaaaaaaagAATTAGAAAAATTTTAACCTTTTACAACCACCCTTTTTttaatacaccaatcgatagagGAAGACgaggagcaaaaaagctcagataaacttttctgtGAAACCAACTGCATTTTTTCatcattttgtttgtttgttctcCATACTACTCATACTCCATATGAGGGTTACATTTTGGCTTATATTTCGACAGGGATTGGTTTCACAGAAAAGTTTACCTAAGCTTTTTTGTTCCTCTTGACACCCactatcgattggtgtattaaaaaggggtggtcatagggggttggATTTTGTCTTTTTTCCCATAGTAGGCATTATCGGATAGAAAACTTCGAAAACGTTTGTACTTTGGTTGGACTGCCAACCAAAGTTATAAGTGAAGTCAGAAAATAGACATGGGTTAGTTTTTTTCACGGAAAAAATACGATTCTCgagagataaacgaatttcatcATTATCGACAACATCTACTGTATAAATATtgcgcaataataatatgaaattatattataatcataaaaaagACAACACTTGCTAAAAGTGTACCAAACCACTTTTATAAGCCCTTAGCATAATTACAGAATATGCCTATTTAATAAGACTAATAATTGCAGGTTTTAAAtttagaaaggatttaatatagCATTAATTAACACAAAgcgtaaaataaaaacaaaatacataaataggtaggtaccatatacattttttcatattatgcagCATGAAAAATTCATATCTAATCTGATTTCAATATCAGACTAATTATgaatttattaaagttatcttataaataaaatgataaaccATTTCAAACGGTTTGGCGCAGTTCCAGCCGAAACACGTGTGATTATCAATGGATATTCTAACCTTACGGTAAAGTAAGTTTATTCGCCTAATTAAACTAAAAAACCAATTACTTACCGATTTTGTATGCAGGCTTCATTTTTAGGTATGTTTCTATGTTATGTGAGAAAAATATAGCAATAATGGTGCTTGGTATTCGAGTTGAGAATATCTGAAAAAATAACAGAGATAATTAAGCTTATTCACTAGAACTTAGACACGACTATTCACTACTACGAGTTGTAGCTTATATACCTTAACGATATATAttccaaaatataaataaattcaatCTGTGTCAGCAGCCGCCTCCGCCATACGTAGTATCTCTTCTAAGTCTGTGCCTCCGCCGCTTTACGGAAAAAGATgaaatcacagattactagtttaaaatatttgtgatgAAATGAAAACTGACTGAaaagcagtgttgccaactattcaaaacattttccccctaaagcaacttgaaaacccactaaatttcaaGCAAAAtgcccaaaaaatcaaaatatttaaaattacttgggGTGTATTCTACTAAGCGCGTAAAACGCTAAAATACACCTTAAACGGCCtattataacaatatataaaaatatattattataataatctgtGAGCCTACTGTCAGCAGTGTCAGCTGGTACGACACAAAAGAAGAGACATGTGCTTAGTGCGGCAATTCTATCTTAAAGATGGCTTTCGGATCTTAGTCGCGAGCGGCTGCGACCggtaaaaaattcaaataaaatgttatgacATAGAATACAGGTATCATTTTCTAATGACATTTGCGTACTGGCGACCCATGCTAAAAAAGCTAGTggttgagtaaaatgaaacctaaagcctatgtcataaaatgacatttcgtttgaattttcatcCGTCGCGGTCgttcgcggcaaagatccgaaagccactttaaggttgttattaaaaatatattccattcttcaaaaattttacccccaaaaaatatccccaaaatattttacctcctaaaaaacccactaaatttattttttcccactaaatttagtgggaaatccccatagttggcaGCACTGCAATGAAAAGATCAAAAATATTCAAAGATGAGAACAgtgttgtcagttgtcacaccGAATTTTAGAAAATCAGTAGACGTCAATATGCCAAAAATTGGTAGAATTAGGTAGATGTTAGAACCAAAAATTGGTAGATCTACCACTCTAATATAATTATCAgtaaattttgcaatttctgTTCAATATTGCTTCAATATTGCTTTCAATTGCATTCTTTTCAAGGATTTGTCACATATTGAATGCACCTACACTGTACacttattaagtacctacttaatattatttattacgtaatTTACGTATTGAATATTTACTGCTTAGTggtttttaacgaaattgctTTCAATTTGATTGAACCGTGTAAATCCGCCTTTTCGTTTCAAATTTTTAAACGTTCCGGTTCGCGAAAAAAACAATGCATTGTTGTCACCACTCTTGTAAAGTTTCGGACCGTTTACAGAGACACAGACACAGACTAATCTGGGGTCAAAAGTGAGCGAACGGCTCAGAACAGCTGCAGCTCGTGTAGTA
This genomic window contains:
- the LOC121737733 gene encoding adenosylhomocysteinase, whose product is MKPAYKIADEKLAELGRKEIMLAEKEMPGLMACRRKYAHHKILKGAKIAGSLHMTVQTAVLIETLIELGAEVQWSSSNIYSTQDEAAAALVAVGIPIYAWKGETEEEYTWCIEQTLIFPDGKPLNMILDDGGDLTNLVHTKYPQLLEGVKGISEETTTGVHNLYKMFREGVLKVPAINVNDSVTKSKFDNLYGCRESLLDGIKRATDIMIAGKVCVVGGYGDVGKGCAQAFKGFGGRVIVTEIDPINALQAAMEGFQVTTMEEAAEIGQIFVTTTGNIDIITKDHLLRMKDDAIVCNIGHFDCEIDVAWLEKNAKKVNIKQHVDRYELENGNHIIVLAAGRLVNLGCATGHSSFVMSNSFTNQVLAQIELWTKHNLYPIGVHTLPKKLDEEVAALHLEHLGVKLTKLTPKQAKYIGVPVEGPYKPDHYRY